ACCGACTCGACGAGCGCGCCGTCGTGCAGGCGCCACACCGACTTCAGCGTCGCGCCCTCGTCGGCGGTGATCGTGCGCACCGGCGTGAGCAGGCGGGGGAGCATCGCGGCGACGAGCTCCTCGCGGGCGGCCTTGGGCAGGTCGGTCATCTGCTCGGGGTCGTCCGTGTGGTGCGTGAAGTAGTGCGTCGACAGCTGCTTGGCACGGAAGCCCGGCAGGCCGAGCTCCTTGGCCAGCTCGACCCGACCGGCGAGGTCGAGGTCGGCAAGATGGCGCGGCGGCTTGCCACGCCGCGGCGCGGTCATGGTCAGCTGGCCGGGCACCGGACGGGTGGTCGAGGGAGTGGGCAGATCGGTCATCGGGTCCATTGTCTCAGTGCGGGGCGATGATGCGAAGCGCCACCCACACCAGGGGGACCACCATCACGAGCGAGTCGAGGCGATCCATGAGCCCGCCGTGCCCCGGGATGATGTTGGACATGTCCTTGATCCCGAGGTTGCGCTTGAGGCTTGACTCGATGAGGTCACCGATCGTCGCCGCGGGCGCGACGAGGGCACCGAGCACCGCGCCCTGCCACCACGCGCCGTCGAGGGTCAGCGGGATGACGATCGCGCCGACCACGGCACACGAGAGGACCGACCCGGCGAAACCCTCCCACGACTTCTTCGGCGACAGCTTGGGGGCCATCGGGTGCTTGCCCAGCAGGACGCCGAAGGCGTATCCCCCGATGTCGGAGAAGACCGTGGTGATGATGAAGACGAAGATGCGCCACTGCCCCTGGGGCTCGGCGAGCATCATCGCGGCGAACCCGGCGAGGAAGCACGGGTAGAGCAGGATCAGTGCGCCGGCGCCGACGTCACGCAGCGCCCCCGTCATCCCGTCGGCAACGCGCCAGATGAGCGTGGCCACCAGGGTGAGCGCGGCGGCGAAGACGAGGGCCTCCGCCCCGCGCACGTAGGCAGCGGCGATCATGCTGACGGCGCCGATGGCGATCGGCGCGAAGGGGGCGAAGAGCCCGCCCACGGCGAGCGCTTGGCGCATCTCCCACACCGCCACGACCATCGCCACGCAGACGACGACGGCGAAGGCCACCGGGTGGATGACGAGAGTGCCGGCCACCAGGATCCCCAGTACCACCCCGGAGGCGATGGCGACGGGGAGGTTGCGGCCGGCTCGACTCGAGGGCCCGGCAGGTGCGGGAGCGGCGGCCTTGATACTGCGCCGGGTCGCGGGCTGGGGCTCGGTCACATCAGACCTCGGAGAGCTCGGCTTCCTTGGCCTTGAGAAGGGCGTCGACGCTGTCCACGTACTTCTTGGTCAGGGCGTCGAGCTCCTTCTCACCCCGGTTGCCGTCGTCCTCACCGACCTCGCCGTCCTTCACGAGCTTGTCGATCGTGTCCTTGGCGGCCCGGCGGATGTGGCGGATCGAGACCTTGGCGTCCTCACCCTGGTTGTGCGCCAGCTTGATGTACTCCTTGCGACGCTCGGCCGTCAGCTCCGGCATCGTCAGGCGGATGACGGTGCCGTCATTGCTCGGGTTGGCGCCGAGGTCGGACTCACGCAGAGCGCCTTCGATCGCTGTCATCGAGGACTTGTCGAAGGGCGTGATCAGGAGGGTCCGCGCCTCGGGCGTCTGGAAGGAGGCCAGCTGCTGCAGCGGGGTGGGCGAGCCGTAGTAGTCGACCGTCACCTTGCTGAAGAGACCGGGGTTGACGCGGCCGGTGCGGATGCCCGCGAAGTTCTCCTTGGCCACCTCCACGGCCTTTTCCATCTTGTCGTCGGCCTCGAGCAGTGCGTCCTCGATCATGTGCGTGGTCTCCTTGTCCGGCCCAGAGGGCCTCGCGAGCGGCTGGGCCGCGGTTGGTCTGCGGTCAGTCTCTCACTCAGGCGTGCACGACGGTGCCGATGGGCTCGCCGAGGAGCGCCCGGGTCACATTGCCCTCGCCCTCCATGCCGAAGACGAGCATCGGGAGGTGGTTCTCGCGGCAGAGGCTGAAGGCCGCGGCGTCGACGACCTTGAGGTTCTGCTGGATGGCCTGCTCGTACGTGACGCGCTCGAGCTTGACGGCCGCAGGGTTGGTGCGGGGGTCGGAGTCGTAGACGCCGTCGACGCCGTTCTTGGCGATGAGGACCTCGTCGCACTTGATCTCCAGCGCACGCTGGGCGCTCACGGTGTCGGTGGAGAAGAAGGGCATGCCGGCGCCGGCGCCGAAGATGACGACCCGGCCCTTCTCGAGGTGACGGATGGCACGGCGCGGGATGTAGGCCTCGGCCACCTGGCCCATGGTGATGGCGGTCTGCACGCGGGTGTCGACGCCGGCGTGCTCGAGGAAGTCCTGGAGCGCCAAGCAGTTCATGACGGTGCCGAGCATGCCCATGTAGTCGGCGCGGCTGCGGTCCATGCCCTGCTCCTGCAGCTCCGCGCCCCGGAAGAAGTTGCCGCCGCCGACGACGATGGCGACCTGGACGCCCTGGCCCACGGCGACCGCGATCTGCTCGGCGATGCCGCGCACGATGTCGGGGTTGAGCCCGACCTTGCCGCCGCCGAAGGCTTCGCCCGAGAGCTTGAGGAGGACCCTGCGGTCGGCCGGGGGGGTGTTCTGGTCGGTCACGGTGGTGCTCCCTGGGTCGTGTGCGGGTTCGCCCGATCCTTCCACAGGTCGAGACGAGGCGATGACCG
The genomic region above belongs to Janibacter limosus and contains:
- a CDS encoding phosphatidate cytidylyltransferase; amino-acid sequence: MTEPQPATRRSIKAAAPAPAGPSSRAGRNLPVAIASGVVLGILVAGTLVIHPVAFAVVVCVAMVVAVWEMRQALAVGGLFAPFAPIAIGAVSMIAAAYVRGAEALVFAAALTLVATLIWRVADGMTGALRDVGAGALILLYPCFLAGFAAMMLAEPQGQWRIFVFIITTVFSDIGGYAFGVLLGKHPMAPKLSPKKSWEGFAGSVLSCAVVGAIVIPLTLDGAWWQGAVLGALVAPAATIGDLIESSLKRNLGIKDMSNIIPGHGGLMDRLDSLVMVVPLVWVALRIIAPH
- the frr gene encoding ribosome recycling factor, which codes for MIEDALLEADDKMEKAVEVAKENFAGIRTGRVNPGLFSKVTVDYYGSPTPLQQLASFQTPEARTLLITPFDKSSMTAIEGALRESDLGANPSNDGTVIRLTMPELTAERRKEYIKLAHNQGEDAKVSIRHIRRAAKDTIDKLVKDGEVGEDDGNRGEKELDALTKKYVDSVDALLKAKEAELSEV
- the pyrH gene encoding UMP kinase; amino-acid sequence: MTDQNTPPADRRVLLKLSGEAFGGGKVGLNPDIVRGIAEQIAVAVGQGVQVAIVVGGGNFFRGAELQEQGMDRSRADYMGMLGTVMNCLALQDFLEHAGVDTRVQTAITMGQVAEAYIPRRAIRHLEKGRVVIFGAGAGMPFFSTDTVSAQRALEIKCDEVLIAKNGVDGVYDSDPRTNPAAVKLERVTYEQAIQQNLKVVDAAAFSLCRENHLPMLVFGMEGEGNVTRALLGEPIGTVVHA